The region GAGCGACACAACCACCAGCATGCCGACGCCCAGGCCGACCGACAGGCCGACAATCAACGCAGTGCTGCTCGTCATGGGGGATGGGGTAGGTGAATGGGTAGGTGCCAGCACCGAATATGCACGCCAGCGTGCTAAAGAATAGGATAGGCGACGACTGAGGCCAGCTCAGCGTGGCAAGCGGTAGCGGTGGTGAGGGTAGAGAAGCGAAATGCGCGCATGCCCGACTGAAGGATAGACTCGCGCGTAGAATGTACGTAGAGCCTATCTGAACCCCGATGCCGATATTATGTGGAGAAGTACGTCATTGTGCACCGTCTCTCACCACGATGCGGGGCGCTCTGAAAacggccgcgtgcgcgctgACGCTCGCGTACGCCGCACTGGGACATGCCAAGATCCTCTCGCCGGAACTGCTGGTagaggcgccgcgcccagGCAGCGCAACAGTCAACCCGGCGGGGTCAcaggcgctggtcggcgtcgagcacgcctcggcgcacaCCGGGGAGGTGTCGGCCTCGCTCTACCGCGTGCCGCTGAACACAagtgccgagcacggcgcgcacctCTTCGCCGAAGgtgccgcgagcgccatgtTCCTCAACGACAACACCGCGGCTTACCTCGTGAACAACACGCTGTGCGAGCGGCCGCTGAACGACATGCACGACCCCAGCGAGTGccacgcggtgctcgagttcccgacgctcgcgcgcaaccTGCGTGCGAtctcgacgtcgacgtcgtccgcgacgctcgtcttCTCTGCGCTCGTCTACGAGGACGGGACGCTGGAaggcgcggccgctgcggaaaagagcgaggcggtgaAGGACTGGGAGAAGCACGCGCGCATCTTTGACAAGCTCATGGTCCGCCACTGGGACCGCTATCTGTACCCCTTCCGCCGCATGCAGCTCTTTTCGGTGGATGTGCGCCGTAACGCGCTCACGGGGCACTGGCGCAAAGCCTCGTCGTTCCGCAACCTGCTGGCCGACACGGTGCTCGACTCGCCGTAcgggccgctcggcgacggcaaggACTTTGCCGTATCGGAGGACTGGGTCGCATTCACCGCCAAGGATCCCGACACGCCCGAAGCGTGGCACACCAAGGCCAACATTTACCTTGTCCCACTCAAGGGCGGCGAGAAGCCGCGCCAGGTCAGCGCAGCGGGCCGCGGCTGggcgggcgtgccggcgcTGTCGCCGGACGGCGACACTCTCGCGTTCCTGCAGCAGTACAAGGATGGCTTCGAGAGCGACCGCAAGGTGCTCCAGTTCTACTCGATTGCGAGCGGCCGCCAGGTCGAGCCGTTCGCCGACTGGCAGCTGTCGCCCGACTCGCTCACCTTTTCGCCGGACGCCAAGTCGCTCTACATCACGGTAGTGGAGGAGGAGCAGACGAAGCTGTACCAGACTGATGTCGAGAAGAACGGCAAGACGACGACGGTGGGCAACCGCCGTGTGctggtcgccgacggcaaggTGTCGGCCCcccgcgagctcgccgacggcagCGTGGTGtacacgcgctcgacgatcgACCACCCCAACGACGTCTACCTGCTCAAAAAAGGCaagacgcagcgcctgaCCAACTTCTTCCGGGTCTCGCCGGCGCACAAGGACGTGGAGCTGGGTGCGAAGGCGAAGCAGTTCTCCTACGCCGGCAGCGACAATGTGACGATGCACGGCTGGATCCTCACGCCGCCCAAGTACAAAGAGACGGTCCGCCAGGGTGACAAGCTCCCTCTTGCGGTGCTCATCCACGGCGGCCCCGAAGGCGACTGGAACAATGCGTGGAGCACGCGCTGGAACCCGCGTGTGtttgccgcggccggcTTTGTGGTCATCACGCTCGACCCCAGCGGCTCGACGGGCTATGGCCAAAAGATGACCGACCGCATCCTGCAGCACTGGGGCGACCGTCCGTTTGAGGACATCCGCAAGGGCGTGCACTACATCCTCGACACCGAGCCGCACAtcgaccgcgagcgcgtggtcGCAGCCGGCGCGAGCTTTGGTGGCTACATGGTGAACTGGATCCAGGGCCACAACGACGACAAGCTCTTCAAAGGCCTCGTGACGCACGACGGCATGTTTAGCACCGTGTCGACCTACTACAGCACCGAGGAGCTCTACTTCCCCGAGTCCGAgttcggcggcgtgccgtggGAGGTCGAAGAGAACTTTACCAAGTTCTCGCCCCACCGCTACACCCAGCACTGGAACACGCCGCACCTGATCGTGCACGGCGGCAAGGACTACCGCCTGGACCCCGCCGAAGGCATCTCGGCGTTtaccgcgctgcagcgccgcggcgtgccgtcgcgcttcgTCTTTTTCCCCGACGAGGGCCACTGGGTGAACAACCCCAAGAATTCGCTCATCTGGCACAACGAGGTGCTGAACTGGCTCACAAACTGGGCGCtccccggcgccgcgcacgccgccgccccggcCTCCACCGCGGACCACGCGCTGGTCTTCCAATAGAATCCCACGTGGCGACGCGTCTTGACGCGTAGCGATGCTGTACGTGGACAAGTACCGGCCGCgggacctcgacgagctgagCTATCACCCTCAGCTCaccgagcagctccagAGTCTGGTAGGTAGAGGCTACTTATACAGGCGGCGAGTGAAGACTTTCCCCATGTGCTCTTTTACGGCCCCAGCGGCGCGGGTAAAAAGACGCGCATCACCTGCCTGCTAAAGGCCCTGTACGGCCCCGGCGCGCTAAAGCTCAAGGTGGACCAGCGCGTCTTTTTGAACCCCAGCAAGCGCAAGATTGAGGTGAATCTGATTAGCAGCAACTACCATATTGAGatcacgccgagcgacgcgggctCGTACGACCGCCTGATCATCCAGGACATTCTGAAGGAGATCGCACAAAcgcagcaggtcgaccAGAACGCCGCGCACAAGTTCAAGATTATCGTGATCAACGAGGCCGACTCGCTGtcccgcgacgcgcaggcggcgctgcgccgcacgatgGAGAAGTACATGACCAACCTGCGCCTGATTCTGTGCGCCAacagcacgtcgcgcatcaTTGCGCCGATCCGCTCGCGTTGCCTGCTGAtgcgcgtcggtgcgccggccgacgggGACATGgcgcgcgtcctgcgccacgtcgcCAAGCGCGAAAAGTTCCACCTCCCCGACGAGACCTCGGCGGAGATTGTGCAGAACGCGCAAGGGAATATGCGCAAGGCGAtcctcgtgctcgagacgctaCGCGTGCAGTCGCCGGACCTCGCCGGGCCGGTCGCCATCGCGCAGCCGGACTGGCAGACGTACtgcgagcgcaccgccgaccTGATCCTCAGCGAGCAGacaccggcgcgcctgctcgcggtGCGTGGGCGCCTgtacgagctgctcgtgcacgcGATCCCCGCGTCGCTCATCTTTACGACGCTCACCGACTACCTCGtgaagcgcgtcgacgagacgctgcgtgcgagcATCGTGGAAAAGGCTGCATTCTACGTACGTCGCTCTACTGACCCAGGAattgcgcgcggcgacagGCAACAAGCCCATCTTCCATCTCGAG is a window of Malassezia japonica chromosome 7, complete sequence DNA encoding:
- a CDS encoding uncharacterized protein (MEROPS:MER0000263; EggNog:ENOG503NW9P; SECRETED:SignalP(1-22); COG:O; CAZy:CE10) is translated as MRGALKTAACALTLAYAALGHAKILSPELLVEAPRPGSATVNPAGSQALVGVEHASAHTGEVSASLYRVPLNTSAEHGAHLFAEGAASAMFLNDNTAAYLVNNTLCERPLNDMHDPSECHAVLEFPTLARNLRAISTSTSSATLVFSALVYEDGTLEGAAAAEKSEAVKDWEKHARIFDKLMVRHWDRYLYPFRRMQLFSVDVRRNALTGHWRKASSFRNLLADTVLDSPYGPLGDGKDFAVSEDWVAFTAKDPDTPEAWHTKANIYLVPLKGGEKPRQVSAAGRGWAGVPALSPDGDTLAFLQQYKDGFESDRKVLQFYSIASGRQVEPFADWQLSPDSLTFSPDAKSLYITVVEEEQTKLYQTDVEKNGKTTTVGNRRVLVADGKVSAPRELADGSVVYTRSTIDHPNDVYLLKKGKTQRLTNFFRVSPAHKDVELGAKAKQFSYAGSDNVTMHGWILTPPKYKETVRQGDKLPLAVLIHGGPEGDWNNAWSTRWNPRVFAAAGFVVITLDPSGSTGYGQKMTDRILQHWGDRPFEDIRKGVHYILDTEPHIDRERVVAAGASFGGYMVNWIQGHNDDKLFKGLVTHDGMFSTVSTYYSTEELYFPESEFGGVPWEVEENFTKFSPHRYTQHWNTPHLIVHGGKDYRLDPAEGISAFTALQRRGVPSRFVFFPDEGHWVNNPKNSLIWHNEVLNWLTNWALPGAAHAAAPASTADHALVFQ
- the RFC5 gene encoding Replication factor C (RF-C) subunit (EggNog:ENOG503NWCC; BUSCO:EOG09263OQH; COG:L), with product MLYVDKYRPRDLDELSYHPQLTEQLQSLAASEDFPHVLFYGPSGAGKKTRITCLLKALYGPGALKLKVDQRVFLNPSKRKIEVNLISSNYHIEITPSDAGSYDRLIIQDILKEIAQTQQVDQNAAHKFKIIVINEADSLSRDAQAALRRTMEKYMTNLRLILCANSTSRIIAPIRSRCLLMRVGAPADGDMARVLRHVAKREKFHLPDETSAEIVQNAQGNMRKAILVLETLRVQSPDLAGPVAIAQPDWQTYCERTADLILSEQTPARLLAVRGRLYELLVHAIPASLIFTTLTDYLVKRVDETLRASIVEKAAFYELRAATGNKPIFHLEAFVAQVMYLQKSLLLGMDLPE